A portion of the Meriones unguiculatus strain TT.TT164.6M chromosome 14, Bangor_MerUng_6.1, whole genome shotgun sequence genome contains these proteins:
- the LOC110544674 gene encoding olfactory receptor 10T2-like, giving the protein MGNHTTVTMFILWGFSSFPELQNLLFAVILLSHLTILLANASIMVAIKLNHSLHTPMYFFLFALSFSETCTTMVILPRMLVDLLSESKTISLPECATQMLFFFGLAANNCFILSAMSYDRYTAIHNPLHYPIFMTRKFCFQLIMASSVLGFSASLCTVIIIFNLSFCNSNIIQHFFCDIEPVVTLACNCTFLQQTILLTLIISVLIGSFILIMVSYIFIVSIVVKMPSAKGRSKTFSTCSSHFTVVFIHYGFASFVYLRPKNSDSFKDDTLMAVTYTVLTPLLNPIIYSLRNKDMQTALRKMLGHVIKSFP; this is encoded by the coding sequence atggGCAACCACACCACAGTGACCATGTTCATTCTGTGGGGATTTTCCAGTTTCCCAGAACTGCAGAATCTACTCTTTGCTGTGAttctcctctcccatctgaccATCCTCCTAGCAAATGCATCCATCATGGTGGCCATCAAGCTCAACCACAGCCTTCACACCCCCATGTACTTTTTCCTCTTCGCCCTGTCCTTTTCAGAAACCTGCACCACTATGGTGATCCTGCCCCGCATGTTAGTGGACTTGCTATCAGAGAGCAAGACCATCTCTCTCCCTGAGTGTGCCACACAGATGTTATTCTTCTTTGGGCTGGCAGCCAACAACTGTTTCATCTTGTCTGCCATGTCTTATGACCGTTACACTGCCATCCACAACCCCCTGCATTATCCCATTTTTATGACTAGAAAGTTCTGCTTCCAGCTCATTATGGCTTCCAGTGTGCTTGGGTTCTCAGCTTCTCTGTGCACTGTCATCATAATATTCAACTTGTCTTTTTGTAACTCCAATATCATTCAGCACTTTTTTTGTGATATTGAGCCTGTGGTCACCCTTGCCTGTAACTGCACTTTTCTTCAGCAAACAATTCTCCTTACACTCATCATCTCTGTGTTGATAGGCAGCTTTATTTTGATCATGGTTTCTTATATCTTCATTGTGTCCATAGTTGTGAAGATGCCCTCTGCCAAGGGAAGGTCTAAGACCTTTTCAACATGTTCCTCCCACTTCACTGTAGTGTTCATACATTATGGGTTTGCTTCCTTTGTCTATCTGAGACCCAAGAACAGTGACTCTTTCAAGGATGACACACTGATGGCAGTGACATACACTGTTCTGACACCTCTGCTCAACCCCATCATTTACAGTCTAAGGAACAAAGACATGCAGACAGCCCTGAGGAAAATGCTGGGTCATGTAATTAAGAGTTTTCCTTAA